The Bacteroides ovatus genomic interval GGGACATTTCTTCCCTTATACTCTCACACAGACGGAAAATGCCTTTCCGCAAATCAACATTACCGTTAAACAGGTAATAGTTAAGGTTAGCACTCAGTCCAAGCATATCATCCTATCATTTTATTAAGCAACAGGCTCAAATCAAGAACGGTGGTGTTTCTCAGGAACAGTGTTGCGCCAGACGCCAGCTGTAACTTGATCCATTTTATTGGTGGTTCACCTTCAGGATGTTTCACGTCCAACTTCACAGTTGGACTATTGCATGGTTTCCCGGTTATCTGGACTTTGGCAACCTTGGGCTGCTCAACCTGGACTGTCTTGCCTAACTTCTCACTCCACAACTGGTGACGCTGCCAGTTCATGAACTTGTCGTAATTTACACCATAATCAGCACAGAACTCTCGAAGATCTTTGGTCTCGCTGCATAACTGGTAGAGGTCATATACCTCCTGATAGTTTACTTTTTCTTTTGCCATAATCATTCTTGTTAAAGGTTACGGCGCAAAGATATGGCGGCTAACAACTTATGTCAAGGCGGAAAATAGAATGGTTACAATTATATTTATTCTATATCTACTATTTTTCAGCTACAACTTTCACATTGTCCACTATCAAAGTACTCCCAGGTGCTCCACTAAATTTATCACCATTTTTACTAGAAGAAAATACAATAGCAAATCGATACTTTTTAGTAGGATCATAATCTTTCTCATAGTTCAAAGTAAGGGTAATATCTTTATAATCTTCTTGGACACCACTAGAGAATGTTGCCATTGCTATAACTTGATCTGTATTAGTATATAAATTTGCCCCAGTCAATCGTTTATCATAAGCTTTATTATTAGCATCATCAGGGTCCACCGTCTCCCAATATGGCACTTCATAAATAACAGCAGTTACACTACATTCATCAGTTGTATTAGGATCTTCAGTAACTGCTTCAGCTTTTACCGGATCAGGGCATGTATAATACACTGCCCCCGGAGTATATTTATAAGAGAATTGTACAGAAATAGGTTTAGAATAATATGGATTACCAAACTTAGTACTATTCAATGTATTCTGAATATCAGTTTCAAATGTCCCTAAAAATAAAGAACCAGAAGTCACTTTAGGAATAGCTGGTATTTTAATAAAACCCCAATCAGCCCCTGCTTGTCCTTTAGTATCCAATGTTATCAATTTCACTCCAACAGCACCATCTTTAGCATCCTCACTTTTAACAACGGGATAGTCACCATTATATACATCAGGATAAACAGTCTTTATAAACCACACACCTGTGTTAGAAGTAGCCCATCCCCCATCCGGTTCTTCAAAAGCTCCATCATTTAAAGACTTCCAGGTCTCAAAAGAATAGTAGTCAGAAGATCCAGCTATAAAAACTGAATATTTTTTAGTTGTACCATCTTCAGCAGTGACAGTATATTCCACCTTTTTGCCATTCGAGAAATCCTGCGCAACACCTGAAGCTGGAGTTATTTTAGCTTTCGATGATACCACAATAGTAGGAATCATTCCAGACAAATCGTCATCAACAGCAGCATCGCTAACCTTAAAAGTTACTATTCCTTCCTCTTCATTAATAATAGGTTGTTCTGTTACAATATCATCGTCCAAAATAAAACTTATTATTTTAGCCTCCGAACTTTCACTACCTGTCAATTTACGACCAACAAAAGTAGCCTTTACATTTTGATTTAAAGGAGCACCAACCTTTACACCTATTTCAATATTAATATTGCTACCTTTCACAGTACCAGAAATACTAACAGGGCAATTACCAAGTGGCTGTACCAAATCTAGATTCTGTTGACCTTCAAAAGCATAACCACCATCTATAGCTTTCACAGTGCAAGGATCAACTTCAATATCACCAACATTTACCAAAAAAGTAAAATTCTTCAATGATAATGCAATTTGGTTAGTTTCCTTATTAGACTGTGAAATTGTGATTTTTTGATTTTCGGTAGTTCCCATTTGATTACCATCCACATTCACAGACAGATTACCAACATAGCCTCCAGCCAATTCTGTATCTATCGGATATTTCACTTCATCGTCATCATCACTACAAGACGTAAACAATGTCGCAGTACACAATACTGCAAACAGATAATAAAATAATTTCTTTTTCATTTCTAAATTCTCTTTTTAATTAATACTAGCAAACGCGCGATATACCATCGCACCAATGCCCAAATTTCACGTTGCAAAATAACAATCTAATTTAATATAACACAAGGTCTATTTTTCTTGTTTCTGTTCCATTTTGAAGAAAAACACCATATTTCTTTTATAAAACACCATTTTTTCACCAGCCAATATATTTTTGGGGAAATAAAAAAGACTTCTATTTCCCAAAATCGGTTACCTTTGCATAAAGAGAATGCATGATGAATAAAGAATTACCTAAAATAGACTTGCCAGAAGAATGGCTCATTGGTACAGGTATTAATAAGGATTTACTCAACTTGTACACGAATTTTCCATGCCGATTAAAATCGGAGATTTTCGTATTATGCATGGATGGAGAAATAGAAGCTTCAGTCAATCTGAACCACTTCACAGTACACGCTAATGATTTCGTAACAATTATGCCGGGAAGTATTATTCAGATACACAGTCTAAATGGAGAGCCTGTCCTTTACTTCGGCGGCTTCTCATCCAAATATATAGAACAGGCTAGTTTAAACCATGCAGCAATTGATACCTTATTTGTGACACTGGGAAGACCGATCATCTCATTGAAACCGGAGGGCGCCAAGCTATTGGAAGAATATCTTCATTTTTTAATAAAACTTTATTCCTTTTTCGACGAAACAACACGCAAAAGTATTACTCCACATCTATATAATAACATACACGCAGGAATAGCCGCCATGTATAAAAACCGGCTGCAAAATACAACAGAGAATCTATCAAAAAATGAGCTGATTTACAAGAATTTCACTCAACTAGTGATGCAAAATTATAATCAGACACGCAATGTAGCATGGTATGCTGAGAAACTAAAAATTACACACAACCACCTCTGTACTATAGTAAAACAGGTTACTGGGAACACATGCATAGAAATTATTTCTCACATGGTCATCATGGATGCCAAATCACAATTGAAATCGACAAGACTCTCTATTCAAGAAATTTCCGATTCACTCAATTTTGCCAACACATCGTTCTTCGGCAAATACTTTAAACGATATGTTGGCATGAGTCCATTGGCCTATAGGAATAATGGGTAAATGACCGGACACTAACAGATTATCTTCGTTATATGCTATAAAGCCAATCAGTTATCATAATCGTATTCCAGACTAAACTCATCCACATAAAGCACACTACCGGACGCTCCAGTAAAGAAATCACCATATTTGCTTGCAGAACATACCAGGACGATATAGGTTGGTTTTCTGTTCGTAGCCCTATATTCCAGTTTCAAGTCAAATTCCTTATACACGGCAACAGGAGTTCCCGATGTAAATTCAGCATAAGCAATCACATGCTTATCATTTTTATCAAACAATTTCCGGTTAGAAGGTTTGGTGCGTATTTCAATCGGACTATCCCAATCACCAATGGCAATATAGATCGAGCAGGTATCTGTCCTTCCTTTTAAATAATTATATTCAATGGAAGAGTTATCAATGACTCCGGGCTGGTACTTATAATATCCTTTCAGATGAGTAGGATAAGCAGAGAACGATTGCCCAAAGTTCAAGATACCATTTGTTCCGTCGGTTGCCACATATTTACCGACAAAGAGGTTACCGGCAGCTAATTTTCCGGCAGAACCTACTCCCACAAACTTAGACTCAAGCTTCGCAGCCATACCGGTTGTTTTACCCGACCATATATCTTCGGTAGGAACAGAGTTACTGTCACCTAAGGTTGTAGCTCCTTGATTTCCGGTATCCCAGAAAGGAGTTTCATTACTTCCCCACGGGTTCCAGACTTTACCACTCTGATTCCAATTATCAAATGTACCACCTGTTAAAGGAATCGCAGCAGTCGTTCTAAAAGTAATCTCTTCACCACGATCCTCTGTACCATCCACCAAAGCACGGCACACATATTCCGTGTCCGCTTTCAAATGCGGAACACAAACATAGAAATTTACTCCATTCTGTACAACGATATCCTGATCTACCCTTGTCCATTCTTCTGATGAAGCTTCACGTATTTCAAAGCCGTTCACTACATCCTCCTGTCCTTCTCCATAAAGCCATGCTACATTAGTCCAGCCATCCGCCGAATTAGTAAAGACAACCTTATCCGTGATGAATGCGTACAAACTCCACTCTTCGGTTTTTCCTTTAAATGTCACATTTACTTTCTGCTCTTGTGTAAAGTCCTTCAAAGTGATAAAGTCAGGCGAAACGGTAGAACTGATCGGCCCCAGCTTCAAATCTTTCACAGTTATTTTGTTGAGCATCGTATTTTTATTGACATAAACGATAGCTTGTCGAGCTTTTTCGTCAATCACAGCTCCTCCGACCTGATTCTTGACGCTAAATACGCGTTCGACGGTCTGGTTGGCTATAATCTTCCATCGATAATCTTGATACAAAGACAATACCACTTCTTTAGGAGAAGACAAATCAATCGTTGTATTCACCTTCAAATCCGTATTAGCCTCTTCCGAATAATCGAAACGAGTGACAATCACTTTCTTCAAATCCACAGAATCGAGCAAGTCTACTGTTACTGTACGTTCTTCATTATTAATGACTGCACTACCAATCTGTCCATTCACCTCAAAGCCGGTAATAGACAATCTGACAACAGGATACGGCAAATCGTTCTTGACGCATGATGAAAAAGCAAATGCAATGCAAATGCATATAATTAAGGATAAAAGTCTATTTCTGCCTTTACTTTTCATGATTACATACTTATAGTTAATCCTAAATTAATATCAAACAAATTTATTTTAAAGTTGGCTCCACCGTTCGTACGGGAACCTTTCTCACCAAGATTATTCACCTGACTTTCCTTACGGTATTTCAAGCCTATCACTCCCACACTACATTCCACACTCACATTTTGCATAATAAAGACAGCCACTCCGGGATTAATCCCCAACTGTGCCTCAAATATATTCGTTTTGGTATTCTTCAAACTCTCGCCCGAACCTCTTGTAAACTCCGAATGTCCGAATCCCAAACGCAGATTGGTTTCATTGAACAATCCGAAACGTTTTCCCGGATCCAACCCGATATAGGAGCTATGGAAAAAGGTGCAATTATACAACTCTTCTTTCAACTTCAATTCCTTGAGAGTGAAATTCACGTCATCATCAATCTTAAAACTAACATTGCCTAAATGACCGTCCGTATGCTTATAACCGAGCTTTACACCCACTACCTGATTATCTTTGAAAAAATAACCGATAAAAGGAGCCACATTAATGGTACGTGCTTCAAAATCAAAATTATCGAGGTAAGTAAACAATAATTTAGAGTCCTCACTGTTATAATCCCAAAATGAAAAATCCGTACCAAACATCCATTTTCCTTTAGGCATAAAGCGATAATTCACAATGCCACGATCAAACCGCCCTACCCTTTTGATTCTCAATAAATCAATGCCTCGCTTGGTCTCTAACGTATCACTTTTCCAATCGAACTCTCTTTTAACCGTTTCAACCGCGTGAACCGGAAGTGCAGCTGTTATTTTACTATCCTGTTGACGCTCCGACAATACAAGGTCACAAATAGTTCCTTCTAACTTCAAAGGAGTATTGACAACATCAGAAGCCAATTTTATATCCGTTGAAGAAACCGGCGGAACAGCTACTGCTTCTCTCTTAGACGCAACCTTCTGCCTTTTATCTGCCTGCTTTTTATCTACAAACTTCCCCACTGATCTTTCTTCAGATTTCTCCACTGTTCTTTCTTCAGGCTTCTTCACAACCTTTTCCACAGAATTCTCTGCTGGAGACACGTTTTCCTCCACTTCTCCAATTATCTGGCAGGCAGAGTCCACAGCAGCTTCAGGTACCTGATGAGTATCCTCTACTGATGACAATACCTCCTGTTTGTCTTCCTGTCCCTCACTTTTTATTCCATAAAAGAATACCAAGCCGGCACATACAACCAGAAGCAGGAACAGTAATATGTATTTTTTTCTATGTCTCATAAAATCATAAGCAAATCGTCAATCCTAAACTAATATTGAAAGGATTCACCCTAAAGTTAGATCCACCCGTCATCCGTTTTCCCGTCTCTCCCAGATTATTTTTCTGTTTTTCCTGCCTGTAACGAATGCCGGCTATTCCGAGCGAACATTCAATACTTACATTTTGCATGATAAAAACAGCCAATCCCGGATTTATTCCCAATTGCACCTCAAATATATCTGTTTGAGTATTAACCAGATTTTCTTCTACACCACGGTCGAATTTAGACTTTCCAAAATTGAACGTCAAAGCAGTCTCATTGAACAATCCAAATCGTTTACCGGCATCCAAACCTACATAAGAGCGATGAAAGAACGACACGTTATACAAATTTTGTTCCAACTTTAAATCTTTCAAAGAGAAATCGACATCATCATCAATTTTCAGCGTGATATTATTCAAGGCTCCCCGCATATTCCGGTATCCGAACTTCAATCCCAACACCATATTATCACGCACGGCATAGCCGCCATACACAGAAAAATTAAGGTTACGCCCGTCACAATCAAAATTATCAAAGTAGGCAAACAGCAGTTTATTATCCGCACTATTGTAGTCCCAGTATGACATTGTGAAACCAGAGATCCACTTCCCTTTAGGAATGAAACGATAATTCATGATTCCACGATCATAGCGTCCGATACGTTTGATTCGCAGGAAGTCCAAACTCCCTTTTACCGGTAGCGTATCCTTCTGAAAAACGGGGACAGAATCTTCTACCTCCAACGATTGACAAACCGTTTCCGTCTTTCCCCACAAAGAGAAAACGAATACAGACACCAGTACTGTTACCAATAACCGTTTATACATTCGTCTTGTTTTTTAAAGGTAAAAAGCTATTCCCAGTCCTATACTGAAAAGATTAATTTTAAAATTGGCACTCATCGACGAACGGTTGCTTTCGTAAATCCGGTCCGTCACTTGATGGGTTCGACTGACATTCAGTCCCAACACACCAATGCTTACTTCCACTGCCGTATAATTATTGATAAAGGCAACCAAACCTGGACTCAAACCAACACTTGCATCCAAAGAAGTCTGATATACTCCTGTCAGGTCATCCCCTTTACCGTTCACCACTTTTGAAACAGAACCTCCCAACTCTAACTGCACTTCATTGAATAATGCAAAACGCTTGCTAGTACCTAAATTGATATAATTTCTCAAGACAGCAATTCCCGAATAAGAGTTCTTCAATTCATACAGGTTACTAATATCAAAGTTGGTATCTTCATCAATATTTACACTGATATTATTTAGCTTGGTATACGTCCGGCTATACATAAAACGTCCACCTGCAGCTACATTATCCTTAAAAGCATAACACAATACCGGACTCACTTTAAAAGCATACCCTTCTCCACTCAAATTCTCTATCACCAGAAACTGATAGTTATCATTTGAGTATTGAGAATAAGAAACTGAACTACCCACAATCCATTGTCCCTTAGGAATGAAAGTTCTCATTTCTATATTCCGTTTGAACTCCTGTTGCGCGCATGTTTGCGTCGTTCCAACAATTATTCCCAAGATTATCAGGAATGAAGTTTTGATAAAGTAATTCATACTTTGCTTATTCATAAATTAATTCCAAATCATCAAGCCACAAAGTACTGCCCGTACTTCCGGTAAAATAATCTCCATATCTACTTGCACTACCCACTAAAATAATATCAGTCGGTTTACGGTTAGAGCGATAGTTAATCGGGATCTCCAGTTTAATCAATCCTTCACCCTCCGTCGACTCTTTAAGAATACACTCTCCATAGCCTATCACATTCGAAGAATTTGAATCAAAAAGCTGCCTGTCAGCAGGCTTTGTCTTAACAAGTACCGGTATATCCGTTTCTCCTTCAAAAGTCTGATGTGGCCAGTCACCCAATGCTATATAAATAGAGCCCATGTCTTTACTGTTTTTCGGCAACTCACTCAATGTTGAATAGTCCACCGTACCAGCTACATATCTATAATAAAGCACCAATTTCGATGGACGTGAAGTGAAAGGACGTCCAAACCGTAAGATACCGTCTGTTCCATCTATTTTCAGGAACTTCCCAACAAATACATTTCCGGCAGCAAAAGCACCAATTCCAAAAAGAGCCACATATTGAGACTGTAATTTTGCAGAATAATTCCCGCTGTGCTTAATGGTTGCGTCATACGTTGTCACATTCTTATTCAATGTAGCAGAACCCGTATTACCACTATCCCAGAACATTTCTCCACCACTCTTATAAATATAAAGAGGAGAACTTCCATGCCAGTCTTCAAACCCGGCATTCGGTAATTGCGCAGGAGCTTCTGTAGTGAATTGTTTTGTTTCTTTCGCTGCAACAGTACCAGCCATTGCCTGATATTCATAGGTTATACCAGGTTCAAGTCCGGTTATTTGACT includes:
- a CDS encoding PCMD domain-containing protein gives rise to the protein MKKKLFYYLFAVLCTATLFTSCSDDDDEVKYPIDTELAGGYVGNLSVNVDGNQMGTTENQKITISQSNKETNQIALSLKNFTFLVNVGDIEVDPCTVKAIDGGYAFEGQQNLDLVQPLGNCPVSISGTVKGSNINIEIGVKVGAPLNQNVKATFVGRKLTGSESSEAKIISFILDDDIVTEQPIINEEEGIVTFKVSDAAVDDDLSGMIPTIVVSSKAKITPASGVAQDFSNGKKVEYTVTAEDGTTKKYSVFIAGSSDYYSFETWKSLNDGAFEEPDGGWATSNTGVWFIKTVYPDVYNGDYPVVKSEDAKDGAVGVKLITLDTKGQAGADWGFIKIPAIPKVTSGSLFLGTFETDIQNTLNSTKFGNPYYSKPISVQFSYKYTPGAVYYTCPDPVKAEAVTEDPNTTDECSVTAVIYEVPYWETVDPDDANNKAYDKRLTGANLYTNTDQVIAMATFSSGVQEDYKDITLTLNYEKDYDPTKKYRFAIVFSSSKNGDKFSGAPGSTLIVDNVKVVAEK
- a CDS encoding helix-turn-helix domain-containing protein — translated: MNKELPKIDLPEEWLIGTGINKDLLNLYTNFPCRLKSEIFVLCMDGEIEASVNLNHFTVHANDFVTIMPGSIIQIHSLNGEPVLYFGGFSSKYIEQASLNHAAIDTLFVTLGRPIISLKPEGAKLLEEYLHFLIKLYSFFDETTRKSITPHLYNNIHAGIAAMYKNRLQNTTENLSKNELIYKNFTQLVMQNYNQTRNVAWYAEKLKITHNHLCTIVKQVTGNTCIEIISHMVIMDAKSQLKSTRLSIQEISDSLNFANTSFFGKYFKRYVGMSPLAYRNNG
- a CDS encoding PCMD domain-containing protein, with the translated sequence MKSKGRNRLLSLIICICIAFAFSSCVKNDLPYPVVRLSITGFEVNGQIGSAVINNEERTVTVDLLDSVDLKKVIVTRFDYSEEANTDLKVNTTIDLSSPKEVVLSLYQDYRWKIIANQTVERVFSVKNQVGGAVIDEKARQAIVYVNKNTMLNKITVKDLKLGPISSTVSPDFITLKDFTQEQKVNVTFKGKTEEWSLYAFITDKVVFTNSADGWTNVAWLYGEGQEDVVNGFEIREASSEEWTRVDQDIVVQNGVNFYVCVPHLKADTEYVCRALVDGTEDRGEEITFRTTAAIPLTGGTFDNWNQSGKVWNPWGSNETPFWDTGNQGATTLGDSNSVPTEDIWSGKTTGMAAKLESKFVGVGSAGKLAAGNLFVGKYVATDGTNGILNFGQSFSAYPTHLKGYYKYQPGVIDNSSIEYNYLKGRTDTCSIYIAIGDWDSPIEIRTKPSNRKLFDKNDKHVIAYAEFTSGTPVAVYKEFDLKLEYRATNRKPTYIVLVCSASKYGDFFTGASGSVLYVDEFSLEYDYDN